One genomic region from Frateuria soli encodes:
- the tuf gene encoding elongation factor Tu: MAKGKFERTKPHVNVGTIGHVDHGKTTLTAALTKVGAERFGGEFKAYDAIDAAPEEKARGITISTAHVEYESPTRHYAHVDCPGHADYVKNMITGAAQMDGAILVCSAADGPMPQTREHILLSRQVGVPYIVVFLNKADMVDDAELLELVEMEVRELLSKYDFPGDDTPIIKGSALKALEGDQSEIGVPAIIQLVDALDSYIPEPVRAIDKPFLMPVEDVFSISGRGTVVTGRIERGIIKVGDEVEVVGIRDTQKTTVTGVEMFRKLLDQGQAGDNAGLLLRGLKRDDVERGQVLAKPGTITPHTDFEAEVYVLSKDEGGRHTPFFKGYRPQFYFRTTDVTGAVTLPEGVEMVMPGDNIKMVVSLIHPIAMDEGLRFAIREGGRTVGAGVVAKVIK, encoded by the coding sequence ATGGCAAAGGGTAAGTTCGAACGCACCAAGCCGCACGTGAACGTCGGCACGATCGGCCACGTGGACCACGGCAAGACGACGCTGACGGCGGCGCTGACCAAGGTGGGCGCCGAGCGCTTCGGTGGCGAATTCAAGGCCTACGACGCGATCGACGCGGCGCCGGAAGAGAAGGCGCGCGGCATCACGATCTCGACCGCGCACGTGGAATACGAGTCGCCGACCCGCCACTACGCGCACGTCGATTGCCCCGGCCACGCCGACTACGTGAAGAACATGATCACGGGTGCGGCGCAGATGGACGGCGCGATCCTGGTGTGCTCGGCCGCCGACGGCCCGATGCCGCAGACGCGCGAGCACATTCTGCTGTCGCGCCAGGTGGGCGTGCCCTACATCGTCGTGTTCCTGAACAAGGCCGACATGGTCGACGACGCCGAGCTGCTCGAGCTGGTCGAGATGGAAGTGCGCGAGCTGCTGTCCAAGTACGACTTCCCGGGCGACGACACCCCGATCATCAAGGGTTCGGCGCTGAAGGCGCTCGAGGGCGACCAGTCGGAAATCGGCGTGCCGGCGATCATCCAGCTGGTGGACGCGCTGGACAGCTACATCCCCGAGCCGGTGCGCGCGATCGACAAGCCGTTCCTGATGCCGGTCGAGGACGTGTTCTCGATCTCCGGCCGCGGCACCGTGGTGACCGGCCGTATCGAGCGCGGCATCATCAAGGTCGGCGACGAAGTGGAAGTGGTGGGCATCCGTGACACCCAGAAGACCACCGTCACCGGCGTGGAGATGTTCCGCAAGCTGCTGGACCAGGGTCAGGCGGGCGACAACGCCGGTCTGCTGCTGCGCGGCCTGAAGCGTGACGACGTCGAGCGCGGCCAGGTGCTGGCCAAGCCGGGCACGATCACCCCGCACACCGACTTCGAGGCCGAGGTCTACGTGCTGAGCAAGGACGAGGGTGGCCGTCATACCCCGTTCTTCAAGGGCTACCGTCCGCAGTTCTACTTCCGCACCACCGACGTGACCGGCGCGGTCACGCTGCCGGAGGGCGTGGAGATGGTCATGCCGGGCGACAACATCAAGATGGTGGTGAGCCTGATCCACCCGATCGCGATGGACGAGGGCCTGCGCTTCGCCATCCGCGAAGGCGGCCGCACCGTCGGCGCCGGCGTGGTGGCCAAGGTCATCAAGTAA
- the rpsJ gene encoding 30S ribosomal protein S10: protein MANQKIRIRLKAFDHRLIDRSASEIVETAKRTGATVLGPIPLPTKIERYTILVSPHVDKDARDQYETRTHKRVLDIVDPNDKTVDALMKLDLAAGVDVQIKLG from the coding sequence ATGGCGAACCAGAAGATTCGCATCCGCCTCAAGGCGTTCGATCATCGCCTGATCGACCGCTCGGCCAGCGAGATCGTCGAGACGGCCAAGCGCACCGGCGCTACGGTGCTCGGCCCCATCCCGCTCCCGACCAAGATCGAGCGCTACACCATCCTGGTCTCGCCGCACGTCGACAAGGACGCGCGCGACCAGTACGAAACGCGCACCCACAAGCGTGTGCTCGACATCGTCGACCCCAACGACAAGACCGTGGACGCGCTCATGAAGCTTGACCTCGCCGCTGGCGTGGACGTCCAGATCAAGCTCGGCTGA
- the rplC gene encoding 50S ribosomal protein L3, translated as MSIGLVGRKCGMSRLFTEDGRSIPVTLIEATPNRVTQLKTEDNDGYTAIQVTAGVKRASLLTQPVKGHYAKAKVEPGRGLWEFRVAAEDLGKYSVGAEIKADEIFSAGQIVDVAGVSKGKGFQGTIKRHNFSMGDATHGNSLSHRAPGSIGQRQTPGRVFPGKKMAGHMGAVNRTQQGLEVVKVDAERHLIAVKGAVPGATGGDVVIRPTTKG; from the coding sequence ATGAGTATCGGACTGGTTGGCCGCAAGTGCGGCATGAGCCGGCTCTTCACTGAAGACGGACGCTCGATTCCGGTGACGCTGATTGAAGCGACCCCGAACCGCGTCACCCAGCTGAAGACCGAAGACAACGATGGTTACACCGCGATCCAGGTCACCGCGGGCGTCAAGCGCGCCTCGCTGCTGACCCAGCCGGTGAAGGGCCACTACGCCAAGGCGAAGGTCGAGCCGGGTCGTGGCCTGTGGGAGTTCCGCGTTGCGGCCGAGGACCTCGGCAAGTACAGCGTCGGCGCCGAGATCAAGGCGGACGAGATCTTCTCGGCCGGCCAGATCGTCGACGTCGCCGGCGTCTCGAAGGGCAAGGGCTTCCAGGGCACGATCAAGCGCCACAACTTCTCGATGGGCGACGCGACGCACGGTAACTCGCTGTCGCACCGCGCGCCGGGTTCGATCGGCCAGCGCCAGACGCCGGGCCGTGTGTTCCCGGGCAAGAAGATGGCCGGCCACATGGGTGCGGTGAACCGCACGCAGCAGGGTCTGGAAGTGGTCAAGGTCGACGCCGAGCGCCACCTGATCGCGGTCAAGGGCGCGGTGCCGGGTGCAACCGGCGGCGACGTCGTGATCCGCCCGACCACCAAGGGTTGA
- the rplD gene encoding 50S ribosomal protein L4, with amino-acid sequence MELNVIGAKPLSVSEEVFGTEFKQALIHQVVVAYQAGGRAGTKAQLSRGEMSGTTKKFKKQKGGGARHGDYRAPIFVGGGVTFAAKPRSFEQKVNRKAYRVAIRSILSELNRQNRLKVVDGFGIEESKTKAMVAKLAELQVAGRVLLVSEDANEALFLAARNIPYLHVLDVMALNPVSLVGSDYVVLTAEAVKKIEEWLA; translated from the coding sequence ATGGAACTGAATGTCATTGGCGCCAAGCCGCTCAGCGTGTCCGAAGAGGTCTTCGGCACCGAGTTCAAGCAGGCCCTGATCCACCAGGTGGTGGTTGCGTACCAGGCCGGCGGTCGCGCCGGCACCAAGGCGCAGCTGTCGCGTGGCGAGATGTCGGGCACCACCAAGAAGTTCAAGAAGCAGAAGGGCGGCGGCGCCCGTCACGGCGACTATCGCGCCCCGATCTTTGTCGGCGGCGGCGTGACCTTCGCGGCCAAGCCCCGCAGCTTCGAGCAGAAGGTCAATCGCAAGGCCTACCGCGTCGCGATCCGCTCGATCCTGTCCGAACTGAACCGCCAGAACCGCCTGAAGGTCGTCGACGGCTTCGGCATCGAAGAGTCCAAGACCAAGGCGATGGTGGCCAAACTGGCCGAGCTGCAGGTGGCCGGTCGCGTGCTGCTGGTTTCCGAGGATGCCAACGAGGCGCTGTTCCTGGCCGCGCGCAACATCCCGTACCTGCACGTGCTCGACGTGATGGCGCTGAACCCGGTCAGCCTGGTCGGCTCCGACTACGTCGTGCTGACCGCCGAGGCCGTGAAGAAGATCGAGGAATGGCTGGCATGA
- the rplW gene encoding 50S ribosomal protein L23 — protein MSNERILNTLRAPHISEKSARLAENNQYVFVVAPEATKADVRAAVEQMFDVKVEQVNLVNAKGKVKSFRFRAGSRQGKRKAYVRLADGQSIDVSAKA, from the coding sequence ATGAGCAACGAACGCATTCTCAACACGCTGCGTGCGCCGCACATCTCCGAGAAGTCCGCGCGCCTGGCCGAGAACAACCAGTATGTATTCGTGGTCGCCCCCGAGGCGACCAAGGCCGACGTCCGCGCGGCGGTGGAACAGATGTTCGACGTCAAGGTCGAGCAGGTGAACCTCGTCAACGCCAAGGGCAAGGTCAAGTCCTTCCGTTTCCGCGCTGGCAGCCGCCAGGGCAAGCGCAAGGCCTACGTCCGCCTCGCCGATGGCCAGTCCATCGACGTGTCGGCCAAAGCCTGA
- the rplB gene encoding 50S ribosomal protein L2, with the protein MALITHKPTSPGRRDSVSVRTEGLHKGAPYAPLTESQSNTGGRNHYGRITTRHRGGGHKQAYRIIDFKRDKEGIAAKVERIEYDPNRTAHIALLCYADGERRYIIAPKGVQVGDRLVSGSDAPIKAGNSLPLRAIPVGSTIHCIEMKAGKGAQIARSAGASVQLVARESGYATLRLRSGEMRRVPVDCRATIGEVGNSEHSLKKLGKAGAKRWKGIRPTVRGVVMNPVDHPHGGGEGRTSGGRHPVSPWGTPTKGYKTRNNKRTQQFIVRRRK; encoded by the coding sequence ATGGCACTGATCACTCACAAGCCGACCTCGCCGGGCCGCCGCGACTCCGTCAGCGTCCGCACCGAAGGCCTGCACAAGGGCGCGCCGTACGCACCCTTGACCGAATCGCAGTCCAACACCGGTGGTCGCAACCACTACGGTCGCATCACGACGCGTCACCGCGGTGGCGGTCACAAGCAGGCCTACCGCATCATCGACTTCAAGCGCGACAAGGAAGGCATCGCGGCCAAGGTCGAGCGCATCGAATACGATCCGAACCGTACCGCGCACATCGCGCTGCTGTGCTACGCCGATGGCGAGCGCCGCTACATCATCGCGCCCAAGGGCGTGCAGGTGGGCGATCGCCTGGTGTCCGGTTCGGACGCGCCGATCAAGGCCGGCAACAGCCTGCCGCTGCGCGCCATCCCGGTCGGTTCGACCATCCACTGCATCGAGATGAAGGCAGGCAAGGGCGCGCAGATCGCCCGCAGCGCCGGCGCCTCCGTGCAGCTGGTCGCCCGCGAATCCGGTTACGCCACGCTGCGCCTCCGCTCCGGCGAGATGCGCCGCGTGCCGGTCGACTGCCGCGCCACCATCGGCGAGGTCGGCAACTCCGAGCACAGCCTGAAGAAGCTGGGCAAGGCCGGCGCCAAGCGCTGGAAGGGCATTCGCCCGACCGTGCGCGGCGTGGTGATGAACCCGGTCGACCATCCGCACGGCGGTGGTGAGGGCCGTACCTCCGGTGGCCGTCATCCGGTCAGCCCGTGGGGCACCCCGACCAAGGGCTACAAGACCCGCAACAACAAGCGCACGCAGCAGTTCATCGTGCGTCGTCGCAAGTAA
- the rpsS gene encoding 30S ribosomal protein S19: MPRSLKKGPFIDLHLAKKVEAAVSANNKRPIKTWSRRSMILPEMVGLTIAIHNGRQHVPVLVNENMVGHKLGEFAVTRTFKGHGGDKKGK, from the coding sequence ATGCCGCGCTCCCTGAAGAAAGGTCCGTTCATCGACCTGCACCTCGCAAAGAAGGTGGAAGCCGCCGTTTCCGCCAACAACAAGCGTCCGATCAAGACCTGGTCGCGCCGCTCGATGATCCTGCCCGAAATGGTGGGCCTGACCATCGCCATCCACAACGGTCGCCAGCACGTGCCGGTGCTCGTCAACGAGAACATGGTCGGGCACAAGCTCGGCGAGTTCGCGGTGACCCGCACCTTCAAGGGCCACGGCGGCGACAAGAAGGGCAAGTAA